CCTTTACGTTACTTAGCCAATGGCTCACGAAACGTTAGTTAATTAGAGATAAATATATTGGCACAAgggataaattttaaaatatttattcagACTCTCATTTGTTTTCTATGTCTTTTTAACCATTCAAAAATTAAAACCGACACTGATCTTGATGTCTGCGGTGAGAATTGTGATCATGTGGCTATAAGAGGTTCACTTATTTCCCTTTCATGCTACTTATTAGtaattttttcctttctttcaatatGGTGGATTCTCTTGCCATTTTACATACTAAAAACTGGTATAGAAAGAAGTTGAGTTTTGATTCATTTACGCCTCtatttttctttcatctcatttttccTTACTCTCTTTTTCTATCTCTCGTATTTCACTATTTATATATCTCATTTCTCCCtcgtttcttcatttttttaccCTAGGTGGAGGGGTCGCTAGAGTGGGAATGAAAACTTATTGGATTGGAGTTTTCACGTTCTTAATTTTTTGGAAAATTAGCAGGAAGTGTTAAAGGATATATAAATTAACAACTTAAATTATTAATCTATATTATATATGCTAGTGCTTCAAACAAAAATCTTTCATAAAATCCAGAAAAAAAGGGACATTGTTTAATTGCTTTTTCAAAGTTTCTTGTGAACTTCATTGACTTCCTAGTTTAATTTCACCAAAAGGCAAGAAAAAAGAGGAATTATCAGTGATGAGAACTGACCAGAATATAAGGCAAGGTGATGAGTCTTTGGATGACAAGCCATTGGATGCCATAACCAAAAAACCCCAAGAAAGTAGCCATGAACAAGACCACCCACAATGGCAAATACATGAGTGAGAGCCCAGAACACCACCCAAATGCCTTTCCCATGTCTGAAGCCACAGAGAGATAATTGAGCTGAAGCTGAGTTATTTGAAGAACAGACTTGAGATCAGATGAGTAGGATGAGAAGTCAAAGTTTGTCCCAGTGAATGCTTGTATCCAAATTGATGCTATCAGTATCACCCACTTTCCTGATTCCCCAAACATTTTTTTGCCTCTTCTTGAAGaatattttccccttcctcTGCCTCCTCTATTATGCTCTTCTTTCAATCACCAAGAAACAGGAGaagctttctttctttgtttcttttttactCACCAGTTCTGGCTGAATTTGGTGGATGCCTTGCTTAAAGAGAATGGATTTGGTGGTTATTTGCTCCTTTTTTATTGTGTTTCTCTACCTGTCCAAAGTTTTGACTTATGAGTTAGTTGGGAAAAATTTGAGAAGTAAAGACAATGTCATTATTGTACCAAAAAATGGTAGATTACTTGAATGTCCTTTTTCTTATTAGTAATAATTTGTTCTTAATTTACTTTATTCTGTTTTacttttatctcattttaaaacactttcttttcctatttcttttttctctatTATATCATTTATGCtattcttttatcttttttctGCCTTATCTCATTAGGCGTCGATGCATTTTGAGGGTcaataaaacatttttttttgtcaagaacAAGAAAGGTCCTCCAATAGTTTAAGACCGGTGAGTGAGAatacttttgtttaaaaaaatggaTATCTAAACTTAGCAGTTAGCATTGGCAGGATGGCTGTTAATTAAACCTGAGTTTGTGTGTATTCTCAATTTCGACCCTAATCTTGATGAGGAAAACCAGTTTTAGTCATGTATTTGTTATTTTGTTTAACAAAAAATGAATTTGATCAACACTATAGTATCCTACTGATACCATATCCATTGCCATCCATTGGCATGGTAACCCAAATTGTGAATTTTTTACAATAGTTGGTATCCCAAAACCATAGTATCCGGCATAGGTTAATCCAATTTACAATAATAAACGCATATTAAGATAATTAAGTCAATCCTCTTTTAATTGCGTCCAACTCAAATACTTCAAAGAAATGAGACTAAAGTAAAACAGTACgtccattttattttaaattacaaaaatatgTACTTGGCACAAGACTCACTTCATTCCAACCTTATGAATTAGGCCAAGAACTATTggtatcatcttcatcatcaaggACTAGTTTAACTCCATTGTTCTTAAGAGCATTTACAACAGCCCAAATCTTGGTTTGGTTCTTAAATCCTTTCTTCTCCACTTCTTTCTTTACATTCACATGAATAcctcttccttctccttcattGAGCCCCTCAACTTTCAGCCTCCTGGCCAATACCTCCCCAACAATAGCAGCTGCTTTTGCATTGCAGGACCGGCCACACTCGAGTGACTCTTTCATGGCGTGTTCTACTGTGGACGATGTCGCTACAATTCGTCCGTTGTTTCTGTCTACCACGTTGGCAGTAATGTACTTCAATGATGTGAACAATCTCAGCACATATCGCTTCATAAGCGTCATTCTTCGATTATCTAGTAGCAAATTGAAAATCAAGCTTAGAAATCAAATtgaaaagaaagaatagaaggagaaagaaaacaatgccCCACATAATAAAAGGAGCGAATTCATGTATCACTGCAAACAGGTTTTCTTTCCATCTTTCATTCATTCAtgatttatttttacttttcacTCAAATCTAAACAAATCTTGATTGAAGTGTTTAAGTACTAACAACAACAAACATACAAATCTACTAACTCTTGGTTCAGACGTCAGAATACTATGCCATCAAAGAGTCATTGACATGTAACAAAACATTAAAGGATGTTCTTGAGCTGTTGATGCATGCCATCAAGATCAATATAAACTAACATGTGTATCTATTTGGAGTGGGGTTTTCATAGTTTATAGACTCTTAAAACAGAAGAGGATGGAGATGCAAGTGCATGGAAGATAATTTCATTCAAAGCAAAAATTAGCACCAGTACATGCATACTTGCTGAAAAAATTAGCACAAGGGTGATTAGccattttgagttttttttctgAAGTAAGCCATTTTGAGTTATTGTGCTAATGTATATGGCAGAAATTATTCAGTAAGCATTGCAGGCACTTGGAACATCTCAAGACATGGTAGAGTATGAGATTATGCAACTTGATCgaaataaaattaaaggaaGATTATGACTACTAATGCGAAGATGAAGATTTGGTAAGGATATTACTGCGTAAATTTGTAGTCACTCAGCACAAATGGTCCTGATGGTAAGTTATTGGTGACTATTGGTCAAATGCCATGCCCATGTAATTATTTGAAATGCACGCTACTTTGCATTCAAAGGGTCTTTCTAAACAGGAGGGTGCTTATGAAGATGTGAAAAACCCGAAGATGAACAGAATGAAACGAAACTTGAAAGGTAATCCTACTGGTATTGCAGAGAATGGAAAACACGATGCTTTTTATGAAGATTTGCATGCATTTCTTTCTTCAATAATATCAAAAACTATATTAATTGACATCAAATTGAAATTCAATTCCTATTTCCACACTCAATACCCTACATTGACCTTGTTATCAAATTTATAGCAGGGAAATGATTCTACAAGTCATATTTCCAGCAGCTGGTATATGTAACCAGTAAAGTATGAAATGATGCACAAGCACAATTCTCTTATGTTTTTCAAGAATGCTGATTTTCTCGCGCCTATGAAAACAGGTGTAATTTTACAAGCACATACAGATACAGAGAAGCAACTTAGAGTGTGTTTAATTTAAAAGAGCTCATTTaagcttatcttatagcatagGTGTTTGGCTAAGtttacaaaaataatttatgatcTACCTATAAGCTAAACTTCTCAGATTAGCTATGAATAATTATGTATGCCTACCTATAAGCTCTTATAGTTATAAGCATATTTCATTAAGCTTCTCAAATAAGTTTCTGATAAGGGAGCATAtgggaaaacagcttaattaagagCTTATTATAAGCATATTTCATTAAGCTTCTCAAATAAGTTTATGAGTGAGGGTGCATTtgggaaaacagcttaattaagagCAGGTTTATTGCATATGCGCTTAATcttaagctaatttgagaaagTTATTGAAATGAGCTGAAAACAGCTAGGTTATATCATATCATATGtaagcataaactcttattcataagctaatctaaACATCTTATGAAAATCCAAAATGCACCCAAAAACATCTAAACATCTAAACATCTAAAcatcttattcataagctaatctaaACATCTAAAcatcttattcataagctaatctaaactcttattcataagctaatccaAAAAAACTAAGCCCAAAAGCATGGACCTAAGGCACTGCAGTTGCCTGAAGCTCTCGCACACTGAATTTGCAAACGGTGCCGTGGGATTGGGATTCTTCCATGTCCAATTCGGACTGACTCTGTTCCTTCCGCAAATACCACAAGGTGACCACTCCTGAACTCGCTTCATTTCTGCTAGCTTACTACCTTATGCTTCACTAGTTCACTTCTGCTTTGTTTTCATCACAATTTGTCAACAATCTATAACTGTAGggatcattttaaaaataatactcGAAAATCAGAATTTTTTTAGCTTATCTACGATCTTTTGGAAAATAAATGCTGAGATAGTATAAGTTCATTAGCTATTTTAAAATACACTTTAGGGGTACAATACATTTGAATTATATAATTAGGGTGTGTTTAGATGAAcggcttaattaagcgcttagaCTCCatttggaagaacttatttgagcttatcttataaCATACGCGCTAATGCAAGTGCTTTGGAGAGCTTATGTAAGTAGTTTATGGTATatctataagttgttttgagcttattttcataagatgtttagattagcttatgaataagagtttatgcttaCATATGATATGATAAAACCTAGCTGTTTTACCACCTAGATGTCCCACATGTTTTACATTTCTctctatcttcatcttcacccCAATATAACATACAATCATTAGGGCATGCATGTATCTTGGTGTACTTAAGACCAAGCTTGTTGATGACTTTTTTAGCCTCGTAACCCGATGCGGGGATATTCGCATGTTCGAAGGCTTCATGTAGCAATTCAATGATCATACCCATTGCTTTGTCACTAACTCCACACAAACACTTAATGTGATATAATTTCACCAAGAAGGACAATTTTGAGAACTTTGTACATCCTTCATACAATGGTTGCTCTCCATCTTGAAGTAAATCATAAAATTCTTTAGCACCACTTGCCCCATATTGTCGTTCAGGCATGCCTCCTCCACCTTCATCACCATGTTCTGTTGATGATGGAGAGTGTTCTTCATTATCATCCATTCTAGAAAATCCAAAAGCATCCTTTAACATATTCTGCATTGGGTCTTCAATTACTGTATGTGGCATAACATTTTCATCTACAATGCTCTCTTGAATAATAGGCGGACCAGAAACTGATTCCCCCAATAAAGTCTCCCCATGGTCACACCAGAATGTGTAAGTTTCGGGAAACAGTTTACATATTAAGTGGTCAAAGACTTCTGGTCGAGTCTTCCACTTCCTAAAACCACATTTATCACACGGACATATAATTGTACCCTCAGAAGAACTGTGTTCAAAGGCAAAGTCTAAAAAACCATTTAATCctcgatgatactcaagtgtgTTGCGTGGCTTTTTAATCCATGATTTATCCATCACACCAAGAATCTTCAGATAGAAGAGGAAGGTCAGGAAAGTATCAGAAGCAAAGAAAGCATGAAAATTACTCTTATGTGTGTCAAAACTAATCCAGATTCCACTAACAACACTAAAGCATTCACTAATCCAACCAAGACACATGTATACTAATTGATTCTTTTAGCTTAATATCTTATTTCTTCCTTGACTTTGCATACGTTTTCAATCTTTAGGCTATTATTGTCAATTAACCATTCTCTTTTGCAGTGTAAAGAATTGGCTTATACATGTTATAGAGAACTACAACATACAAATAACATACTACACAACTAGGTTTATACATTACTGTCATAAGAAACTAGGCATATGGACTAACACTAATAAGCATATAAATTGATTTCCTCCATTTAAGAAAGAGCAGAAAAGCAACAACAAGAGTaaacaagaaaaaagaaatcaaTCAAAGCTAGCTACAGTGAACTGGTGAAGAAATCAATGAAAGCTAGCTACAGAAAAGAATTTTCACATGAGCCACTACAGTAATTGCAGCAAAAAAAGATATTTAGTTTATGGTTACCATTCTAATTTTACAGATAGTAATAATGTTTTCCAGGGTAATAATCTAAAAGTAAGTCAAGCTGGTTACCATTCTAATTTTACATGGACGGTTGAgagttgagattctaagtaaaGAGAGAACAAAATCAAACCTTTGTTAGGTTGAAGATACTCCAGAAGCTGGTGGTAGAAGGACCCAAAACTGAAATGGAAAAGACTATGTTAGAAGCAAAGAGATATAGGAGAAGCAAGAAAAATGGATATTATCAATTATGTGCATTTATTCATTGCATTGTATGTACACTACAGGTTACTTTAGTTGAAGTATCCACATAatagaaacaaagaaaaaaacaccATTTACTCAGAACCCCGAgattcaaaaagcaataaaTAAATCTCATATGTTATGTCACAAGGTCCAAATAAATGTAAATATCACTACTTCATGCTTCACTAAAACTCAACCAACCCAAATCTGATTTCAGGGATAAGCTTCAAGTTGCTAAAAACACAGTAATAATTCTTAAAGGTGGGCCAAGAAACGAATTGAATCataagtgaaagagacaaaacAGCTTGTATATGGCCAAAACAACATAAGTGAAAGAGACACCCTAACTCCAAGGAATTGAatcatgagttttttttttttttgaataggtCAAATTCATATATTAATAGAGCACAAGATGTGCTAGTAGATACAAACAGGATACAGCCCCAAGGCCAAAAAGACAGAAACAGAGAAACATAGAAAGGCAGGGGAAAGCAAGAAACATATGGAAAGAAAAGAGTATCCAGCCACTACTTGCTATAGCAGCAAGTTCTAGTCAGGAGCAACGGGAAAAAAGAGTTACAGAAGTAGCAGTATGCACATAAGTTTCTCAGAGAAAACAAGAATAAATTCCCCAACTATGCATTAAGACCCTCATCAagccaaactctccaaaccagTAGCAGACGCAGGAAAGAAACCCAACTAGTGATACTCTACATGATTCAATTTTAGTAAGCATCAATATATAAGCCAAGACAACAAGATAAATTCCACTTAATATAATACTCAAATTACAATCATACAAGTCATTGTATAATTATTAGAAAAATCTGTATAGTGATTGTGTTGACTGAAGAAAAATACAAGCTCAGATTCAGCAATAACAATGCAATTAACATGTGGCTTTGAACTAATGATCGAACAGTTACAAACACCATGAAAATAGAGAGATGGTAATACCGATAGAAGAGGAACTTTAGATTGAATCAACTTCAGATTCCATCACTTCTTCAGATTCTGCAATTTAAGATAAatgtaaaacaaaaattaacaaaaatcagaCTAAACACAACCCTAGATTTTCAGATATGAAATCAAAGTGAAGAGATCAATGATACTCGGATTTGAAATCAAAGTAAAGAGTAATCTCAGATCTGCAATCGAAGATAACAGAGATGATTGCAATAAAACTCGCCTTCAGTGTGAAGAGATCGAATAAATCGAAGGTGGcggagaacgatggtgccgagGGAGAGGGACGATTTCCAAAGAGAGATGAACTGCGACGGCGGAGAACGATAGCGGAGAACGATGGCGGAGAACAGTGGTGGAGAACGGTGGCGGAGAACAGAGAGAGAAGGGACGGTGGCGGCGAACAGAGAGAGAAGGGACGGTGGCGCGAGAGTGAGAAATGAATGAGTGAGactgtgagagtgagagtgaggaGTGAGAAATGAATCTGAAAATAGGTTTaggtttttttagttttttttttaactataaatAATTTACTGGCGGTTGAAACCGCCAGTAAGTAAAAACAACCGACGTCATTTCCCATCGGTTGCTCAACCGCCTCAAAGGAAAACATTTAGTAGCGGCGGTTTCAATAAACCGCCGCTATTCAACCGCCACTAAGTCGCGAATATTGTAGTAGTGATGGGGCAGGGAGGCGTTTATATCTTGCGCCTGAAGCAAGAGGACCGGGTTGGCAAGGAAAAACATTTATCCAGAAAACAAGAACAAAACGGAGGCTTTATATATAAAGTGCTAAGTTATAACCATGCATCCAAGTTGCTACCTCTGTGGATAGAACTTAATCACTTTTGAGTGCTCTCAATCCTATCAAGCAACCATTTACGTGATACTAGTAATTTGTCTTTCCTTTCATTGCACACCAATGTTTATTAATCTTGCATGTTTCAATTATTCTACAAAACGCAAGTTTTTCTTTACAAGTAGACAAACTTGtcaataaaatattttagagttaaatatttaatatatgtgCCTGACGAAATCAATGTTGTTATATTCATTTATACTTGTTCAAAGATTTTGTTAGTGGGATCTCATTTCTCACTAATAAAATACtgctaaataaaaaaataaataaactatAAACGACTTACTTgtgtaattttcatttttttttggtcaaaggagGATAGTTTCCAGATTCATTGATAACGGGCAAAATGCCCAGACAAATTACAAGTCGAACATAACCACGAGGCGCTCAAGTGAGCCCAGCCTGATGCCTTTACGGCTCTAAAGGAGGAACTCAAGATAATTCACTTGCAACATCAAGGAGTGATACAACAATGCAAATCAATCATATAATACAATAAAAACAGAGCATGCTCACTCAAGCCAGAACCAGAAGTTACTAAAAACCTTCAGATACCCAACAATCCTGAGAACAATCACCAGAGCGTCAAAAAGATTTTTAGAGCAGTGTAGGTCTTCCATTTATACTCAGCCACTCAACTTTGCAACTCAATCGACTCTGCCGAAGTTGCCTTCTGACACTGCCTTCAAAGAAGTCCATAGTAACTTCAACGACACAAAGGGTACTCTAGTTGACATCACCAGTGAGAGGGAAAGGGGATCTGAAGATCTGTTCAGAAGCAAAGAAAAACAAGGGAAGGGGAGGGCAGTGGAAGTAAATACAGATGCAGAGAGGGTCGCGGCTGAGGCACAGCGAGCACGGCGGCACGACTAGGCTTCTTCCAAAGGTATTATTATGGGATTGGCTCGATGAGACAACTTGAATAGCCAGACCAAAAGTATGGACTGGGCTACCAAAATTCAAGTACGATCTAAATTTGGCCTTGCCCAAGCCGATTCAAAAAAAATTGGCTCGATATGGGCTAGCTTGTGAAGAGCTTGGTGGGTATggctctattttttttttttgttataaacaTGTTAAAAATATATGTAAAGAAAAAGATGAGAATAGTAATTAATTCTTTCAATTTTGGAGCATTTTATGTATTAGaaaaaagagttttttttaacttgaattccttttttaaaaaattagatgaattttttaaaaagcaATGCCTCATGGGCCGATCCATTTGACCACAGTGTGTGATGGGTTGGGAGGAGTTAATAACTTAGTAGCGCACGCATCATATTTAGCTCAACTTAACTTGACTCGAAAAATGTGATCCCCTTTACAAGTCGGCTCGAATGGATTGGGCCGAACCGAAACAACATCTTTAGACATGACAAAATTTCAATGGGGTGATAAGAAATTCGACC
This portion of the Lotus japonicus ecotype B-129 chromosome 3, LjGifu_v1.2 genome encodes:
- the LOC130748117 gene encoding uncharacterized protein LOC130748117 isoform X1; this encodes MDKSWIKKPRNTLEYHRGLNGFLDFAFEHSSSEGTIICPCDKCGFRKWKTRPEVFDHLICKLFPETYTFWCDHGETLLGESVSGPPIIQESIVDENVMPHTVIEDPMQNMLKDAFGFSRMDDNEEHSPSSTEHGDEGGGGMPERQYGASGAKEFYDLLQDGEQPLYEGCTKFSKLSFLVKLYHIKCLCGVSDKAMDNRRMTLMKRYVLRLFTSLKYITANVVDRNNGRIVATSSTVEHAMKESLECGRSCNAKAAAIVGEVLARRLKVEGLNEGEGRGIHVNVKKEVEKKGFKNQTKIWAVVNALKNNGVKLVLDDEDDTNSSWPNS
- the LOC130748117 gene encoding uncharacterized protein LOC130748117 isoform X2 gives rise to the protein MTLMKRYVLRLFTSLKYITANVVDRNNGRIVATSSTVEHAMKESLECGRSCNAKAAAIVGEVLARRLKVEGLNEGEGRGIHVNVKKEVEKKGFKNQTKIWAVVNALKNNGVKLVLDDEDDTNSSWPNS